A region of Lycium barbarum isolate Lr01 chromosome 3, ASM1917538v2, whole genome shotgun sequence DNA encodes the following proteins:
- the LOC132631970 gene encoding F-box/kelch-repeat protein At3g23880-like gives MESEGDFSHLHPKPNKPTNHASTSIQESSLKIPVLPEELITEILLNLPVKSLLQFRCVSKSWLSLISSPKFVKTHLSLCANNKACTYHRLILSLVQPVTTYSLIYHLMDFSLSTLLYDSVTRAFDLDYPMKGPHKSFDVVGSVNGLVCFTFDQKDLFLWNPSIRKFKKLPDFIPKLNFRSCVMYGFGYDEVHDDYKVVAVSRTSSYDISHQVEVKIYSVNSDSWRSTHDFNTGRKLIKWGMSVNGKLHWASTTSHKFDSYNVWSIQSIDLADGKLGKVDKPCYGEGDFDLEMCLGVLGSDLSVFCSYQRTQTDVWVMKEYGIKESWTKMCIIKYPNYLVGNRLCPPFCMSSEGEILFEHGLTFIIYNPKDDSFRYPTVTNCDSFYWENMYIESLVWPIFTE, from the coding sequence ATGGAATCTGAGGGAGATTTCTCCCATCTGCACCCAAAACCTAACAAACCTACTAACCATGCTTCCACTTCAATTCAAGAATCAAGCTTAAAAATCCCTGTTCTACCAGAAGAACTCATCACTGAAATACTTTTAAACCTACCAGTAAAATCCCTTTTGCAATTCAGGTGTGTTTCAAAATCTTGGCTTTCTTTAATCTCTAGTCCTAAATTTGTCAAGACCCATCTCAGTTTATGTGCTAATAACAAGGCCTGCACCTACCATAGACTTATCTTGTCATTGGTTCAACCAGTCACTACCTATTCCCTTATTTATCATCTTATGGACTTTTCCCTTAGTACTTTACTTTATGACTCTGTTACTAGGGCATTTGACTTGGATTATCCTATGAAAGGCCCCCACAAGTCTTTTGACGTTGTGGGTTCTGTCAATGGGTTGGTTTGTTTTACTTTTGACCAAAAAGACTTATTTCTCTGGAACCCATCAATTAGGAAGTTCAAGAAATTGCCTGATTTTATTCCTAAATTGAATTTTCGTTCCTGTGTCATGTATGGTTTTGGATATGATGAGGTTCATGATGATTACAAGGTAGTGGCCGTTTCCCGGACTTCGAGTTATGATATTTCACATCAAGTTGAGGTCAAAATATATAGTGTAAATAGTGATTCTTGGAGAAGTACCCATGATTTCAATACTGGGAGGAAACTCATTAAGTGGGGTATGTCTGTGAATGGGAAGCTTCATTGGGCTAGTACTACTTCTCACAAGTTTGATTCTTATAATGTTTGGTCTATCCAATCTATTGATTTGGCTGATGGGAAATTGGGAAAGGTGGATAAACCCTGCTATGGAGAAGGAGATTTTGATCTTGAAATGTGCCTGGGAGTGTTGGGAAGTGATCTTTCTGTGTTTTGTAGTTATCAGAGAACTCAAACCGATGTGTGGGTTATGAAGGAGTATGGGATTAAAGAATCTTGGACAAAGATGTGTATCATCAAGTATCCTAATTATCTTGTGGGGAATCGGCTCTGTCCACCCTTTTGCATGTCAAGTGAAGGTGAAATTTTATTTGAGCATGGATTAACTTTCATAATTTACAATCCAAAGGATGACTCGTTCAGATACCCTACAGTTACGAACTGTGATTCCTTTTATTGGGAGAACATGTACATCGAAAGCCTAGTTTGGCCCATTTTTACAGAATGA